The following is a genomic window from Lysinibacillus sp. G4S2.
AGAGCACAGGCAGCAAGCACAACCCCCGAATTAATTGTAGATTATGAATTTACGGATCAAGGAACGGGTAAAATTTTACCAAAGGATAAAAAAGGTAATTCTACATTAGTGGAGGTTTCCGGAACACATGGCGGGCAAACATATGGAAATACAACTGCAACATATGGATCTGATAGTACAGGCCCTTATTGGCAATGGACAACAAATACTAATCGTGGGGGTGGTTTCACACTAGATATTGATCCAACTAAAGTAGGGATTGATAAAACTTATACGATCAGCGTACGTTTTTCTTATGATACATTTCATAGTAGCTGGACGAAAATTATAGATTATAAAAATAAAACTGCTGATCAAGGATTTTATTTTAATGATAATAAACAATTGAAATTCTTTAACGTTGGTACTGATGGAAAAAAATCAGCTACCCCAAAAAGTATAATCGACATTATTGCCACAAGAGATGATAGTACAAAAAAATTCACTGCCTATATGATGGTAGACGGTGTATTCCAAAAAGAAATTGAAGTGAATGATAGCCTCTCCAGTTGTATCCCCTTCTATTGTAGATAACAAAATTCGATTTGGTTTTTTCCATGATGACCATATATCATCTGGTAAAGAAACAACAACAGGTGGGAAAGTATACTCAATTAAATTCTGGGATGGGGCTGTAACACCTGCAAATGTACTTGAGGTTACTGCTGCTAAAGGGGAAACTGAGAGCTCAACAAAACTAACACTCCCATCACCTCAAACATCAGAAAACAAATTTAAAGTACTTGTTTCAGACAAACTACTAACATATCCTATGCCTGGAGATACACTTCCAGCGGGTGTCCAAGATTATACTTCAGAAACTGATTTACCCAATGTAGATGGAACTAAAAATAAATATATTGGAATTTATGAAGTGGATTCAGCTGGTCAAATCGTAGGTTTCCGTTTAATTACATTGAAAGATAATGAAATTCAGGCAAATAAGCAAGCCTTACGAGATAAGAAAAATGAGATTGAATCACAAAATTTAAATGAATCAAACTATACACCAGAAAGTTGGACAAGTTTACAAACAGCATTGACTAAAGCAAATGCTGTATTAGCAAATCCAGATGCAACACAAGCAGAAGTAGATAATGCAAAAACAGCATTAGAAAACGCAGAAAAAGGCTTAGTTCCAGTCTCAGCAACTGTCGATAAATCTAAACTACAAGAGAAGATTGGCGATATTGATGGAAAGCTTGGAAATGGAACATTAAAGGCAGAAAATTACACACCAGAAAGCTGGAATGCATTACAAAAGGCACTGGAGAAGGCAAAAGAAGTATTTGCAAAACCAGATGCAACACAAGAAGAAGTAGATAATGCAAAAACAGTATTAGAAAAAGCAGAAAAAGACTTAGCTCCAGTCTCAGCAACTGTCGATAAATCTAAACTACAAGAGAAGATTGGCGATATTGATGGAAAGCTTGGAAATGGAACATTAAAGGCAGAAAATTACACACCAGAAAGCTGGAATGCATTACAAAAGGCACTGGAGAAGGCAAAAGAAGTATTTGCAAAACCAGATGCAACACAAGAAGAAGTAGATAATGCAAAAACAGTATTAGAAAAAGCAGAAAAAGACTTAGCTCCAGTCTCAGCAACTGTCGATAAATCTAAACTACAAGAGAAGATTGGCGATATTGATGGAAAGCTTGGAAATGGAACATTAAAGGAAGAAAATTACACACCAGAAAGCTGGAATGCATTACAAAAGGCACTGGAGAAGGCAAAAGAAGTATTTGCAAAACCAGATGCAACACAAGCAGAAGTAGATAATGCAAAAACAGCATTAGAAAAAGCAGAAAAAGACTTAGCTCCAGTCTCAGCGACTGTCGATAGATCAAAACTTGAAGAGAAGATTGATGACATTGATGGAAAGCTTGGAAATGGAACATTAAAGGCAGAAAATTACACACCAGAAAGCTGGAGTGCATTACAAAAGGCACTAGAGAAGGCAAAAGAAGTATTTGCAAAACCAGATGCAACACAGGAAGAAGTAGATAATGCGAGAACAGCATTAGAAAAAGCAGAAAAAGACTTAGCTCCAGTCTCAGCAACAGTCGATAAAACAGCTCTTCGAGATAAAGTAGCAGAAGCTAAAGCCAAAAATGAAGGGGAATACACGCCTGATAGCTGGAAAACGATGCAAGAAAAAGTAACAGCGGCTCAAGCAGTGCTAGATAATGAAAAAGCAACGCAAGAAGAAGTAAAACAAGCATTTGCAGAGTTAAATGAAGCAGTATCGAATTTAGTTCCAGTTTCAACAGTGGATAAAACGGCTCTTCGAAACAAAGTAGCAGAAGGTAATGGATTAAATTCAAATCAGTATACACCTACAAGTTGGACTACTTATGCAACGGTTAAATTACAAGCAGAAGCAGTATTAAACAATCCTAAAGCAACGCAAGCAGAAGTAGATGCTGCATTAGCACAATTAACAGCGGCTCAGATCGCACTAGTGAAAGTACCTGTCCAAACACCAGGCCTAGGTTCACTTAAGCCATCAACAGGTACATTAAGTCCGAACTTCTCATCAGAAGTCACAAACTACACAATGAACGTTGATTACGCAACATCTCAACTATCATTTACAGCGTTACCACTTAATCCAGGTGCGAAGGTGACTATGACAGCCAACGGAAAAGCTATAAACATGGCTGATTTCTTCCCACTAGCAGTTGGAGAAAATACAGTTATGATTACAGTGACAGATGATACAGGCTCAAAAACATACATTATTAAAGTTAACCGTGCTAAAGATACTTCATCTGGATCAGGTTCTGGATCTGGATCAGGCGGTGGCGGAGGAAGTACATGGACACCACCAACACCTCCGACTGAAACAAGCACAACAACAAAAATCAAAGTTGATTTAGAAGTCGACGGCGTTAATCCGATGGAGAAAACACCGGTTGAAATTGAGCGCACGAAGCACGCAAACGGTCAAATTACTGACTTTGTGGCATTAACAGAAGCGAGTGCGAAAGAAGCCGTACAGAAAGCCAAACAAATTGGCAATAACATTGCGCGTATCGTAATTCCAGATGTCAATGACGAAGTGGATAAAGTAACGGTTGAAGTACCAAAACAATCGATTCAAACGCTACGTGAAAATGGCTTATCTTTAGAAATTTCAACGGATAATGCGCATATAGCAATCCCAGTAAGTTCTATTGACGGAGTAAATGACAACTTCTACTTCCGCCTAGTGCCAGTGAAAAAGGAAAGCGAGCGCAAGGTGATTGAAGAGCGAGCGAGAGTTGAAAAAGTAGTGCGCGAGACACTACAAAGTAATGATGTGCGTGTTGTGGCACGTCCGATGACAATTGAAACGAATATGCCAAGTCGTCCTGTACAAGTGACACTGCCACTAAAAGGTGTGAAAGTGCCAACAGCGGCGGCAGAGCGTGAAGCATTTTTAGAGCGTCTTGCGGTGTTTATTGAACATACGGATGGCGAGAAAAAAGTTGTATTCCCAGAAGTGGTGACAATGGCGAAGGGTGAACTTGGTTTACGTTTCACTGTGGACAAGTTCAGCACATTTACGGTTATTCAATTCGAGAAACCAACAGTAGGTAAGCATGAGGCTTATATTAAAGGCTTCCCGAATGGTACATTTGGTCCTGAGGAAAACGTAACACGTGCGCAAGTAGCGACAATGATTGCGCGTATCTTAGGCTACACAGATGACCAAACAATAGATTACGCACCGTTCAACGATATTCCAAGTAATCATTACGCTGCAGGGGCTATTGCCTTTGTGAAAGAGCAAGGCATTATGAATGGCGATATGAATGGTAATTTCCGTGCAAGCGAGAACATTACACGTGCACAAATGGCGACAGTAGTTGCGAACTATAAGCAGCTTCAGTTAGATGAAGGTGTAGCAATTACTTTCAACGATACAAAAGGCCATTGGGCACAATGGATTATCGAAGCGAACCGTACTGCCGGCATTATTAACGGTCGTGAGGATGGAAGCTTCGCACCAAACGAGCACCTAACACGTGCGCAAGCTGTTGTCATGATGAACCGTATGTTTGAACGCGGTCCACTAAATGGCGTGACAACACCAAGTTTCTCAGACGTGAAAGCTAAACACTGGGCATTTAAAGAAATTGAGGAAGCGGCAAAATCACACTCGTACTTTATCGACGAAGATAAGAACGAGCAGCTTTCTAAATAAAAAATAGCAAAAGTGGCTGGGACAAAACTGGACAAAACCTTAAAAAGCGCGAGAATGTTGATTTCTCGCGCTTTTATGATGTAAAAGTTTTCAATTTTGACTTAAAACTATGCTTATGTCATAAGCGACACAAATCATCAGTGCGGTCAGATAGTGTTACATGAAGGTAGATGTCGATATTTTTCGAAAGTTGGTTGATAAATTAAAAAAGTTGGTTGATAAATCGATAAAGTTGGTCGATAAACAATCAAAAGTTCTCGATAAATCTCAAAACTGTAGCTCATTAAAGCGAACGAAAACAAAAGTATCAAGCAGACACGATGTTTATGCGAATGAAGGATGACTATTTGAAAAACGGTCAATTAATTCGAAGGCTAATTTACGTTTCACTCTATTTACTGTCTGTGGAAAATCAACGACAGTAAATATATGGAAATACACTACTGTTAACAGAGAAATAGGGTAAAGAAAATAGAATGACTTGTTCAAACATAGAAAAAGAGGCCGGGCCAAAACTGGTCAAAATCTTAAAAAGCGCGAGAAATCAATTTTAGAAACGTTGATTTCTCGCGCTTTTATGATGTGATATTTTTTATTTTGCTTTGAAAATATACTTACGTCCCAGCCTCTTTTTTCAATCGAGACGGATAGAACCCTCGAAGTGACGGATAGTGCCCCTCCAAAGCGACGGATACCCCCTCGAACTGCCGGATAGATCAACCAAACCTCGATGAACAAAGCCGATATCGCCTGACGCCTATTTAGGAATTGGGAACGAGATGGTCGTGCCTTGTCCAATTACACTTTCTACTGTTAATTCCACACCAAATAATTGCTTTAGGCGTTGTTCAGTGTTAACGAGTCCGACGCTTGTTTGCTTTTTAGGGCCAGTGTTATCGAAGCCAACACCATTATCGGAGATGGATATTGCAAAGTGCTCCTCGGCTTCTGCGATGCGAATTGTGACGGTTCCTCCTTGTATGCAAGGTAAAATGCCATGCTGGATGGCGTTTTCGACCAGTGTTTGAATTGACAGTGGTGGGACTGATAGCTCTATATTTTCTGGGATGTCCCATATTACTTGAACTCTATTACCGAAGCGTATTTGCTCGATTGCTATATAGGAGCGAACGAGCTTTAATTCGTAGCTGATCGGCACCACTAAGTCGGCATTTTGGAAATCAAAGCTCATCTGCAGATAATCACTGAAGGCTAGCAGTAACTCTTCCATTTGCTCATCGTCTACTCCGTGTAGGGATATAATCGAGTTGAGTGTATTAAAGAAAAAGTGAGGCTGAATTTGTGCTTGTAGCCATGCTGCCTCAATCCGTAGACGTTCTTCGCTTGTTTGCTTGACGCGAACAAGTGCATTGACCCTAGATTTAAGTTCTACATATTCCATTGGCTTCTTAACATAATCATTGGCACCATTTAAAAAGGCAAGCTGTATATCTTCTCTTTGCTGACGAGCTGTTAAGAAAAGTATTGGCAGTTCGGAAATAGAGTATCGCTCGCGAATTCGTTGCGCTAACTCATAGCCTGACATATGTGGCATCATAATGTCAGAAATAACTAAATCAAAGCTACCTTCCTCAAGTTTTTCTAGAGCCTCAGCGCCACTTAATGCAGTTTCAATTTCATAAGGCTCTGTAGACAGCACATTAGTAAGCACCTGTAAGTTTACAGAGTCATCATCAACAATTAAAATACGTGAATGACTTGTCACAAGAGATCCTTTTTCGGTAGCTGCAGCAATTTCACCTTCAAATTTGGAAAGATTGCTTAGTAATGACACATATTTTGAAAGAGAGGTGTCTTTCTCAACGCTTAAATCTGTTTCATCGACAGCCGAATCTTCAGCTATCGGTAATGAGAAAGTAAATGTAGAGCCTTTGCCAACCGTGGATGACAGCGATATTGTGCCTCCATGTAAGGTAACGAGCTCCTGGCATATACTTAAGCCTAGTCCAAGTCCACCACCCATAGATGTCATACTCGAATCAACTTGCTCATATGGTTCAAATATACTTTCTTGCATGTCCTTTTCAATACCAATCCCCGTATCTGTAATAGAAATATATAGTTTTTTACCAACCACTTCAGCATCAAATGTAATAGAGCCTTTTTCAGTAAATTTAATGGCATTATGAAATAAGTTCGTAAAAATTTGAATAAGCCGAGTTTCGTCCGCTAATACAGGCGGTAAATCTTTAGGGATGTTTATTAGTAGCTCTACTGGTTTCCCTTTTAACATAAAAAGAAAAATGTTGCTTACACCGCTCGCTAAATTATAAACATTAATCGGCTTTGGATGAAGACGAATAGTTTTTTCCTTTAGTCTTACTAAATCTAGTAAATCGTCTAGCATATAGGACATATGATTACCAATTGTCAGTAGAAGCTTTAAATCGTCATTATTTTTTTCAGCGAGCTGAGGATCCTGCTTAACTAAAAGTGTTTGTGCAATACTCATCATGCCGTGCAGTGGATTGCGAAGCTCATGAGAGGTATTCGCAAGAAAATCATCCTTCGTGTTAATCTCTTTTTGCAGCTTTACTGTAAGCTTTTCAGTTTGCAGCGTTGTTTGGAAATATTGCGTAAACCAAAATGCCGATAAAGCAGTAATACCTATTAGCAAATCGAATGGGTAATGACTATAGGGAAGCTGTGTATTTTGTTTGAATGAAAAAAATAACGAATTAGAGGCTACTGCAGTAGCTGTTAATAATAAAAATATTCCCCCTTTTTGTCCTTTATTTACTATAAAGATGAAGAAAATGGTTATAATTATAGGTGAGATAATAAAAAGTAACGTAAAAATAATTTTAGTTTTATTAATATACTCGATAGGAGCTACTACAATAAATACTAAGTAAATAGAACATAGCATTGGAATAATGCTTAATATTTTAGGTTTAGCATATTCCTTTACTAATTCTCGAAGGAATAATGTGAAAAATAATATGTTCATGATATAAGAAAAATAAAATATTTTGCTTGCCCAAATCCAGTTAATAGGTAAGTAAATATATAGCAATTTATTACTTGAAACCAATACGGTTATACAAGCAGAAATTATACTCATTGCGAAGTAAAAAAGTGATTTATTTCTAATTCCTATTGCAAAAATTAAAATAGTAAAAAGTAAGAAAAATATAAAGACTAAGCAAACTGCGATTTGCGTTGCTATTGAAAAAAACTTTGTGCGTTCCATAGAGTGTAAATCGCCAAAAATAATTTCCTTAGTAAAACCGCCCTGTGCATAGCGATTTGTTTGGACACCTTGTATGATGATCTCGCTTTCACTGGAATCTAGCGTAAAATAATGTGTGATAGGCCTACTGGAGGGGGCAGTTTTTTCATTATCTGATGTCATGTCTCCTAGACCACCGATAAGCTTTCCATCAACATAAAGCTCATATGGTGACAGTCCTTCAGGTATGGTAATGCCATACAGTTGAGGCTTTGTGTCATCTTTCAAAATAGTTAAGCGATAAGAACCATAATGACTATTTGTTTCGTTGTTAAAGTATTGATCCCATGATTCTGGTAAAGCGGAATAAATTTTATGACCATTCTGTTCAGATGGTTTTGGATTATCTGAAACGAGTAGGGTGTTTGGATAAAACTCCCACTCGCCATGTAGCTTTCTTTTAAAGTCTTTGCTTGTTTCAATACCTCGTAAATCGATAGTACCTTGTTTTGCAACTGCTCCTTCTGGGACATCAATGAGATTCATCCAGGTAAATCGAAGTAATAGAAGCAAGCTAAAGAATAAACTAGCTATTAGAAAAATCTTTAAATTTTTGGAGAGAATTTGCTTTTTTATCATAGAGGATAGTTTTCGACAGATTCCTTGAAAAACCCTTCAAAGGTAACGTTTTTCTATCAAATTTAGAACGATATTAAATAGTATGACAAGTGTTTAAGGAGTGGATGGTATGAGAATTGTGATAGTTGATGATGAACATCTACCATTAACGAGATTAAAAACCTTACTTGAAAAAAGTGGTATCTCGGAAATTGATATAGTTGGAGAATATACAGATTCTCTAGAAGCGATTGCTCAAATACATAGTTTACAACCTGATGTTGTATTTTTAGATATTGTAATGCCTAGTATGAATGGACTTGAGCTAGGTGAAAAAATTCAAGAAATATCGCCAAACGTGGAAATTGTCTTTACCACAGGCTATGACCAATACGCTATAGATGCTTTCAATTTACATGCTATAGATTATCTCTTAAAGCCTGTACAAAAGCTTCGTTTACATAAATCATTGGAACGACTTCAACGCATGATCGAAAAGAATCAGCCAATCACAGCTAAACAAAAAATGATTAAGCTGTTAGGGGGTCTGAAGGTAGTGTCGCCAGATGGTAATTCACACTTAATGAAGTGGCGTACGTCGAAAGCAAAAGAATTGTTTGCTTATATGCTTAGTCACCGTAATGAAATAATTTATCGAGACACCATTTTGGAGTTGTTTTGGCCAGAATCTGATATGGATAAGGCATCTAAGCAGCTTTATACAGCTATCTATACAATTCGACAAACTTTAAAAAAATATGGATTTGACGGTGTGCAAATCTCCAGTCCGTTGTTGAACTCAGGTTATAAATTATTGGTGGAAGATGTAGTAATTGATGTGGAACAATGGCTGGCTCAATTAAAATCTTTACCTCCGCTACAACAGAGTACAGTAGAAGACCATGAGCGTGTATTCCAAGCCTATACAGGGGATTTTTTGGGCGATAGTGATTATATATGGTCGGAAAGTGAAAGAGAGCGACTAAGACGTTTGTGGTCACATCATGCACAGCAATTAAGTGAGTTTTATAGTATACATAAAAACTATCTTGCTGCGGTGAAGGTGCAAGAAAAAGTTCAATCATTTTCACCTAATGAGGAAGATAGCTATTTCACCTTGATGAAGCTCTATCATTTACTGAACAATGCCGCTGCTGTGGGGGAACAATATTGGCTGTTAAAGAAAATGTTGCAGGAGCAATTAGCGGTAGAGCCTAGTGAAGGAATTGTGAGATGGTATAAAAATTGGGAAAGAGAATCTACACAGGCTCAAATAGATGTTTTTGTCTAAGATTGGCTCTAGATAAGAATGAGGATTGGAAAAAACTAGCTGATATTAAAGAAAAAAGGATCATCACCAAAAGTTGTGGATGACATTTTTTTAATATATGCACTGTATTTTAGTTGATTGTAGTGGAGACTGGACGCCCCCAGGAAGCTTTGCTCTGTGCGAAAGCGTAGCGTCAGCGGCAAATGTTTTATCTGTGCGAAAGCGAAGCGTCAGCAACAAAGCGCCCAGTCGGAACGGAAATCAACCACACGTTTTGGTGAAGAGCCGAAAAAGAGGAATCGATGCTGTTCGATTTCTCTTTTTCTATGTTTGCCCAAGTCATTCTATTTTCTTTACCATATTTCTCTGTTAAGGGCAGTATATTTACGGAGATTTACTGCCTTGAGAACTTTTGATTGTTTATAAACTAACTTTATCGATTTATCGACCAAATTTATCGATTTATCAACCAACCTTTTAAATTTATCACCCAACTTTCGGAAAATATCGACATCTACCTCCATGAAACACTAAATTTAGCATCGAAAAAGCACGAGAAATCAATGTTTCTAAATTGATTTCTCGCGCTTTTTAGGTTTTGGCCAGTTTTTATTTTCTACCTTTTACTACCGTCACTTTGGGCTTCCTTATAAATGCTGATTGCCTTGTCTAAACTGTTAATAGCATCTGTCACTTCGTAGGAAGATGCATAGGAGTTATTGACAACATATTGAGCGTTTTGCACTGCTTTTTCTAGGTCACGTTTTGCTCTTTCCGTTGTCCACTTTTCATAATAGGGTATGTCAGTTCCATCTCCGTTAGCAGAAGTCTTTACATACTGAACAGAATTAATGAGTGACGTTAGCCAAGATTTATCAACATAATTCCGATAGTTTACACCGGATTTATGATTACTTCTATAAGTTGAAATAGCACTATATAAATAATTATATGCTGACGAAATTTCTGACTGAGACGAGTAGCCATTATTTGCAACGTTTTGAGCGTAGGAAACAGCAGAAACTAGAGCGTCTTTTTCACTTTGTGTCGTCCAAATTGTAGTAGAAGATAATTCAGATCCATTAACAGAAACGGTTACATATTGAACAGAGTTAATAAGTGATAAAAGGGAAGATCTATCGGCATTAGTTTGGTAAGTACCATATTTTTGTGCATTCTTATAAGTGTTGATCGCGTAGTTTAAATTGCTAATAGAATTTGTAATATCAGACTGAGATGCATAGGAATTATTGGCAACAGACTGAGCGGATGAAACGGCAGAAACTAAAGCATCCTTCTCACTTTGAGTCGTCCAAGGTGTATATGAAGCTACATCATTACCATTATTCCAAGAAACTGCAACATACTGAACAGAGTTAATAAGCGATAAAAGGGCAGATCTATCTCCGTTAGTTTGGTAAGAAGTACCATATTTTTGTGCATTCTTATAAGTGTTGATCGCGTAGTTTAAATTGCTAATAGAATTTGTGATATCAGACTGAGATGCATAGTAATTATTGACAACAGACTGAGCGGATGAAACGGCAGAAACTAAAGCATCCTTCTCACTTTGAGTCGTCCAAGGAACATATGAAGCTACATCATTACCATTGTTCCAAGAAACTGTAACATACTGAACGGAATTGATAAGCGATTGAAGTGAA
Proteins encoded in this region:
- a CDS encoding S-layer homology domain-containing protein, whose amino-acid sequence is MIASPVVSPSIVDNKIRFGFFHDDHISSGKETTTGGKVYSIKFWDGAVTPANVLEVTAAKGETESSTKLTLPSPQTSENKFKVLVSDKLLTYPMPGDTLPAGVQDYTSETDLPNVDGTKNKYIGIYEVDSAGQIVGFRLITLKDNEIQANKQALRDKKNEIESQNLNESNYTPESWTSLQTALTKANAVLANPDATQAEVDNAKTALENAEKGLVPVSATVDKSKLQEKIGDIDGKLGNGTLKAENYTPESWNALQKALEKAKEVFAKPDATQEEVDNAKTVLEKAEKDLAPVSATVDKSKLQEKIGDIDGKLGNGTLKAENYTPESWNALQKALEKAKEVFAKPDATQEEVDNAKTVLEKAEKDLAPVSATVDKSKLQEKIGDIDGKLGNGTLKEENYTPESWNALQKALEKAKEVFAKPDATQAEVDNAKTALEKAEKDLAPVSATVDRSKLEEKIDDIDGKLGNGTLKAENYTPESWSALQKALEKAKEVFAKPDATQEEVDNARTALEKAEKDLAPVSATVDKTALRDKVAEAKAKNEGEYTPDSWKTMQEKVTAAQAVLDNEKATQEEVKQAFAELNEAVSNLVPVSTVDKTALRNKVAEGNGLNSNQYTPTSWTTYATVKLQAEAVLNNPKATQAEVDAALAQLTAAQIALVKVPVQTPGLGSLKPSTGTLSPNFSSEVTNYTMNVDYATSQLSFTALPLNPGAKVTMTANGKAINMADFFPLAVGENTVMITVTDDTGSKTYIIKVNRAKDTSSGSGSGSGSGGGGGSTWTPPTPPTETSTTTKIKVDLEVDGVNPMEKTPVEIERTKHANGQITDFVALTEASAKEAVQKAKQIGNNIARIVIPDVNDEVDKVTVEVPKQSIQTLRENGLSLEISTDNAHIAIPVSSIDGVNDNFYFRLVPVKKESERKVIEERARVEKVVRETLQSNDVRVVARPMTIETNMPSRPVQVTLPLKGVKVPTAAAEREAFLERLAVFIEHTDGEKKVVFPEVVTMAKGELGLRFTVDKFSTFTVIQFEKPTVGKHEAYIKGFPNGTFGPEENVTRAQVATMIARILGYTDDQTIDYAPFNDIPSNHYAAGAIAFVKEQGIMNGDMNGNFRASENITRAQMATVVANYKQLQLDEGVAITFNDTKGHWAQWIIEANRTAGIINGREDGSFAPNEHLTRAQAVVMMNRMFERGPLNGVTTPSFSDVKAKHWAFKEIEEAAKSHSYFIDEDKNEQLSK
- a CDS encoding response regulator — its product is MRIVIVDDEHLPLTRLKTLLEKSGISEIDIVGEYTDSLEAIAQIHSLQPDVVFLDIVMPSMNGLELGEKIQEISPNVEIVFTTGYDQYAIDAFNLHAIDYLLKPVQKLRLHKSLERLQRMIEKNQPITAKQKMIKLLGGLKVVSPDGNSHLMKWRTSKAKELFAYMLSHRNEIIYRDTILELFWPESDMDKASKQLYTAIYTIRQTLKKYGFDGVQISSPLLNSGYKLLVEDVVIDVEQWLAQLKSLPPLQQSTVEDHERVFQAYTGDFLGDSDYIWSESERERLRRLWSHHAQQLSEFYSIHKNYLAAVKVQEKVQSFSPNEEDSYFTLMKLYHLLNNAAAVGEQYWLLKKMLQEQLAVEPSEGIVRWYKNWERESTQAQIDVFV
- a CDS encoding ATP-binding protein, coding for MNLIDVPEGAVAKQGTIDLRGIETSKDFKRKLHGEWEFYPNTLLVSDNPKPSEQNGHKIYSALPESWDQYFNNETNSHYGSYRLTILKDDTKPQLYGITIPEGLSPYELYVDGKLIGGLGDMTSDNEKTAPSSRPITHYFTLDSSESEIIIQGVQTNRYAQGGFTKEIIFGDLHSMERTKFFSIATQIAVCLVFIFFLLFTILIFAIGIRNKSLFYFAMSIISACITVLVSSNKLLYIYLPINWIWASKIFYFSYIMNILFFTLFLRELVKEYAKPKILSIIPMLCSIYLVFIVVAPIEYINKTKIIFTLLFIISPIIITIFFIFIVNKGQKGGIFLLLTATAVASNSLFFSFKQNTQLPYSHYPFDLLIGITALSAFWFTQYFQTTLQTEKLTVKLQKEINTKDDFLANTSHELRNPLHGMMSIAQTLLVKQDPQLAEKNNDDLKLLLTIGNHMSYMLDDLLDLVRLKEKTIRLHPKPINVYNLASGVSNIFLFMLKGKPVELLINIPKDLPPVLADETRLIQIFTNLFHNAIKFTEKGSITFDAEVVGKKLYISITDTGIGIEKDMQESIFEPYEQVDSSMTSMGGGLGLGLSICQELVTLHGGTISLSSTVGKGSTFTFSLPIAEDSAVDETDLSVEKDTSLSKYVSLLSNLSKFEGEIAAATEKGSLVTSHSRILIVDDDSVNLQVLTNVLSTEPYEIETALSGAEALEKLEEGSFDLVISDIMMPHMSGYELAQRIRERYSISELPILFLTARQQREDIQLAFLNGANDYVKKPMEYVELKSRVNALVRVKQTSEERLRIEAAWLQAQIQPHFFFNTLNSIISLHGVDDEQMEELLLAFSDYLQMSFDFQNADLVVPISYELKLVRSYIAIEQIRFGNRVQVIWDIPENIELSVPPLSIQTLVENAIQHGILPCIQGGTVTIRIAEAEEHFAISISDNGVGFDNTGPKKQTSVGLVNTEQRLKQLFGVELTVESVIGQGTTISFPIPK